The proteins below come from a single Streptomyces spongiicola genomic window:
- a CDS encoding MBL fold metallo-hydrolase yields MTRVTEHGGGVWSLQVPIPDNPLGHTLVHVLDTGRGPVLVDTGWDDPASWSALSDGLAGLGLAVADVHGVVVTHHHPDHHGLSGRVREASGAWIAMHAADIAVVRRTGYTRPGAWLDYLTGKLAAAGAPEEHLAPLRAARETGGTRTPPGMRAALPDREIAPGELLDLAGRRLRAVWTPGHTPGHVCLHLEEDHPANLPGRGRLFSGDHLLPGISPHIGLYEDPDDATVTDPLGDYLDSLERVGRLGAAEILPAHQHPFTDAPARVRELLAHHEERLTGLLALLAAPLTPWQLAERMEWNRPWDDIPYGSRTIAVSEAEAHLRHLVKRGRAEAVAGSDPVAYIAAAG; encoded by the coding sequence TGTCCTCGACACCGGCCGCGGACCCGTCCTCGTCGACACCGGCTGGGACGACCCGGCATCCTGGTCGGCCCTCTCGGACGGCCTCGCCGGGCTGGGCCTCGCGGTGGCCGACGTCCACGGCGTCGTCGTCACCCACCACCACCCCGACCACCACGGGCTCTCCGGCAGGGTCCGGGAGGCGTCCGGGGCGTGGATCGCGATGCACGCGGCGGACATCGCCGTCGTCCGCCGCACCGGCTACACCCGGCCCGGGGCCTGGCTGGACTACCTGACCGGGAAGCTGGCCGCCGCCGGCGCGCCGGAGGAGCACCTGGCCCCGCTGCGCGCCGCCCGCGAGACCGGCGGGACGCGGACGCCGCCCGGGATGCGGGCGGCCCTGCCCGACCGCGAGATCGCCCCCGGTGAGCTGCTGGACCTGGCCGGACGGCGGCTGCGGGCGGTCTGGACCCCCGGTCACACACCCGGCCATGTGTGCCTGCACCTGGAGGAGGACCATCCGGCGAACCTCCCCGGCCGCGGCCGGCTCTTCTCCGGCGACCACCTGCTGCCCGGCATCAGCCCGCACATCGGCCTGTACGAGGATCCCGACGACGCCACGGTCACCGACCCGCTCGGCGACTACCTCGACTCGCTGGAACGCGTCGGACGACTCGGCGCGGCCGAGATCCTCCCGGCCCACCAGCACCCCTTCACCGACGCCCCGGCCCGGGTCCGGGAACTCCTCGCCCACCACGAGGAGCGGCTGACCGGGCTGCTCGCCCTCCTCGCCGCACCGCTCACCCCCTGGCAGCTGGCCGAGCGCATGGAGTGGAACCGGCCGTGGGACGACATCCCGTACGGCTCCCGCACCATCGCCGTCTCGGAGGCGGAGGCCCATCTGCGCCACCTGGTGAAACGGGGTCGCGCGGAGGCGGTGGCGGGCAGCGACCCCGTGGCGTACATCGCGGCAGCGGGCTGA
- a CDS encoding PaaI family thioesterase — protein MRQEVGESGFRPLSVVACSMWLMEMEPEPEMETETRRRGLFWDVQAGRVPPPPAATLLGWELVRADPERGTIEVAFHAGDQFTNPVGVIQGGFLAAMLDDTLGPALVASLPENQFAPTLDLHVQFLRPARPGRLVGRGRVVQRGKEVCFLAGELVDPEGKTVAVATATARIQTVRR, from the coding sequence GTGCGGCAGGAGGTGGGCGAGTCCGGCTTCCGGCCGCTGTCGGTGGTGGCCTGTTCAATGTGGCTCATGGAGATGGAGCCGGAGCCGGAAATGGAGACGGAGACGCGGAGACGCGGGTTGTTCTGGGATGTGCAGGCGGGGCGGGTGCCACCGCCGCCTGCGGCGACGCTGCTCGGCTGGGAACTGGTGAGGGCGGATCCGGAGCGGGGGACGATCGAGGTGGCGTTCCACGCCGGTGATCAGTTCACGAACCCTGTGGGCGTGATCCAGGGAGGGTTCCTGGCCGCGATGCTCGACGACACCCTGGGGCCGGCGCTGGTCGCGTCGCTGCCGGAGAACCAGTTCGCTCCGACCCTCGATCTGCATGTCCAGTTCCTCCGCCCCGCCCGGCCCGGACGGCTGGTGGGACGGGGACGCGTGGTGCAGCGTGGCAAGGAGGTGTGCTTTCTCGCCGGTGAACTCGTCGATCCCGAGGGGAAGACCGTGGCCGTGGCGACCGCGACCGCGCGGATCCAGACCGTCCGTCGGTGA
- a CDS encoding prenyltransferase/squalene oxidase repeat-containing protein: MPVRRSAAALTAASAVLAVAAAPAATAAPTPSPSAALPAGLYGTNDPAYDGVWRQSLALLAQDVVKTVPAEQAVGWLAGQQCDNGGFASYRADVSRPCDAKTMLDTNATAAAVQALHALGGHRGAVDKGLGWLKSVQNEDGGWSYNPGMPSDANSTSVVIGAFAAAEARPGEVRSKSGKGPFDALVTFAVPCSDPSGGGAFAYQPDKAGKLLANGDATAAAVLAGLGRGLVVSGAEPDGSPATCQAPAKATAEQSARNGAAYLAGALAKTGHLDSPPMPGADDPAPQPDFGNTADAVVALSAAGHGDKADRSVEWLAENSAGWAKDGGPAAYAQLILAAHAHGDDPRDFGGADLVRQLNATGPAPVSTTAPPAPKAQRDAAEEDKGGDSAGIWWMVGAGVAAGAGIGILLSGRRKNRQR, encoded by the coding sequence ATGCCCGTACGCCGCAGCGCAGCCGCGCTCACCGCCGCCTCCGCCGTGCTCGCCGTGGCCGCTGCCCCGGCGGCGACGGCCGCCCCCACGCCCTCCCCCTCGGCCGCGCTCCCGGCCGGGCTGTACGGCACGAACGACCCCGCGTACGACGGTGTCTGGCGGCAGTCGCTGGCACTGCTCGCCCAGGACGTCGTCAAGACCGTGCCGGCGGAGCAGGCCGTCGGCTGGCTGGCCGGCCAGCAGTGCGACAACGGCGGCTTCGCGTCCTACCGCGCCGACGTGTCCAGGCCGTGCGACGCCAAGACGATGCTGGACACCAACGCCACCGCCGCCGCGGTGCAGGCCCTGCACGCCCTCGGCGGCCACCGGGGCGCCGTGGACAAGGGCCTCGGATGGCTGAAGTCCGTGCAGAACGAGGACGGCGGCTGGAGCTACAACCCCGGCATGCCCTCCGACGCGAACTCCACCTCCGTCGTGATCGGCGCGTTCGCCGCGGCCGAGGCGCGCCCCGGCGAGGTGAGGTCGAAGAGCGGCAAGGGCCCGTTCGACGCGCTCGTGACGTTCGCCGTGCCGTGCTCGGACCCGTCGGGCGGCGGCGCGTTCGCGTACCAGCCGGACAAGGCCGGCAAGCTCCTCGCGAACGGCGACGCCACGGCGGCCGCCGTGCTCGCCGGGCTGGGCCGCGGCCTGGTCGTCTCCGGCGCCGAGCCGGACGGATCCCCCGCCACCTGCCAGGCACCGGCGAAGGCCACCGCCGAGCAGTCGGCCCGCAACGGCGCCGCCTACCTGGCCGGGGCGCTGGCGAAGACCGGGCACCTGGACTCGCCGCCGATGCCGGGCGCCGACGACCCGGCCCCGCAGCCGGACTTCGGCAACACCGCGGACGCGGTCGTCGCACTCTCCGCCGCCGGACACGGCGACAAGGCGGACAGGTCGGTCGAGTGGCTGGCGGAGAACTCCGCCGGGTGGGCGAAGGACGGTGGCCCCGCCGCGTACGCGCAGCTGATCCTCGCCGCGCACGCCCACGGCGACGACCCGAGGGACTTCGGCGGCGCCGACCTCGTACGGCAGCTGAACGCGACCGGTCCCGCGCCGGTCTCCACCACCGCGCCGCCGGCCCCGAAGGCGCAGCGCGACGCGGCCGAGGAGGACAAGGGCGGCGACAGCGCCGGGATCTGGTGGATGGTCGGGGCCGGTGTCGCCGCGGGTGCCGGCATCGGGATCCTGCTCAGCGGCCGCAGGAAGAACAGGCAGCGGTGA
- a CDS encoding SCO2322 family protein: MIGGRLTALVVALGAVLAAPGVTGQAQAAGYRYWSFWQTGGSGWAYATQGPATARPADGTVDGYRFSVSADSQDASKPRSAPSFPELCADTPARPGAKRVGVVIDFGTGADAPAGEKPPSAQASGCASLPADATSAEALAAVAGPLRYDSAALLCAISGYPATGCGEQVSAGERASAEPGASSPSAGQGPEGGSGAGADEAGADEAGATGAGADGAGAAAGKDTGEDTGEDTGEGATAAEGAEEGPSLGLFAGVAAVLALGGAAFWQSRRRG; encoded by the coding sequence GTGATAGGCGGGCGACTGACCGCGCTGGTCGTCGCGCTCGGCGCCGTTCTCGCGGCGCCGGGGGTGACGGGGCAGGCGCAGGCCGCCGGTTACCGCTACTGGTCGTTCTGGCAGACCGGCGGGAGCGGCTGGGCCTACGCCACCCAGGGGCCGGCGACGGCGCGGCCCGCCGACGGCACGGTGGACGGCTACCGGTTCTCCGTCAGCGCCGACTCCCAGGACGCTTCGAAGCCGCGGAGCGCTCCGTCCTTTCCCGAGCTGTGCGCGGACACGCCTGCGAGACCCGGCGCCAAGCGGGTCGGCGTCGTGATCGACTTCGGTACCGGAGCGGACGCCCCGGCCGGGGAGAAGCCCCCGTCGGCGCAGGCCTCCGGCTGCGCCTCCCTCCCGGCGGACGCGACCAGCGCGGAGGCCCTCGCTGCGGTGGCGGGGCCCCTCCGCTACGACTCGGCCGCGCTGCTGTGCGCGATCTCCGGCTACCCGGCGACCGGGTGCGGCGAGCAGGTGTCGGCCGGAGAGCGGGCGTCCGCGGAGCCGGGCGCGTCCTCGCCGTCGGCCGGGCAGGGGCCCGAGGGAGGGTCCGGGGCAGGAGCAGACGAAGCAGGAGCCGACGAGGCGGGAGCGACCGGGGCAGGAGCCGACGGGGCAGGAGCGGCCGCCGGGAAGGACACCGGAGAGGACACCGGGGAGGACACCGGGGAGGGGGCCACGGCGGCCGAGGGCGCCGAAGAGGGCCCCTCGCTGGGGCTCTTCGCGGGCGTCGCGGCCGTCCTCGCGCTGGGCGGGGCGGCGTTCTGGCAGTCCCGCCGCCGCGGATGA
- a CDS encoding cobalt ABC transporter permease, with the protein MSRPPLPAPAGGAARPHGARRPGRLLGGVPCPAPAGRARGAEGGDGGGGGAEEPAGRARGAETEPGTGAGSTSTGGRRGYRRPTAERPPPGGSLRAPGADRSNALHAGAWWVWALGLATAASRTTNPLLLGLLVGVAGYVVAARRTDSPWARSYGAFVKLGLAVVAVRLVFSTVLGSPIPGTHVLVTLPEAPLPDWAQGVRIGGRVTLEQTLFALYDGAKLATLLICLGAANALANPARLLKSLPGALYEAGVAVVVAMTFAPNMVADVLRLRAARRLRGRPAGGVRAVLQIGVPVLEGALERSVAVAASMDARGYGRTARVPPAVRHTTTALVLGGLLGVCAGSYGLLAAEGAGYGLPVLLGGFAAALGGLWLGGRRQLRTRYRPDRWGPRAWLVAGSGAAVAALMIRAETYAPGALHPGVVPLTVPALPLWPAVAVLLGLLPAFAAPVPPKEPSS; encoded by the coding sequence ATGAGCCGCCCACCCCTGCCCGCACCGGCCGGCGGGGCCGCCCGGCCGCACGGAGCGCGGCGCCCCGGCCGGCTGCTCGGCGGTGTCCCGTGCCCCGCTCCGGCCGGCCGCGCGCGGGGCGCGGAGGGCGGCGACGGCGGTGGGGGCGGTGCAGAGGAACCGGCCGGCCGCGCGCGGGGCGCGGAGACGGAGCCCGGGACCGGGGCGGGTTCCACGTCCACGGGCGGACGCCGGGGGTACCGCCGGCCGACGGCGGAGCGCCCGCCACCTGGCGGTTCGCTCCGTGCGCCCGGCGCCGACCGGAGCAACGCCCTGCACGCCGGGGCCTGGTGGGTCTGGGCACTGGGCCTCGCCACCGCCGCTTCGCGGACGACCAATCCACTGCTGCTCGGACTGCTGGTGGGCGTCGCCGGGTATGTCGTGGCGGCCCGGCGCACCGATTCCCCCTGGGCGCGTTCGTACGGCGCCTTCGTCAAGCTCGGCCTCGCCGTGGTGGCCGTCCGGCTGGTGTTCTCCACCGTCCTCGGCTCGCCGATCCCCGGGACCCATGTCCTGGTCACCCTGCCCGAGGCGCCGCTGCCCGACTGGGCGCAGGGCGTCAGGATCGGCGGCCGCGTCACGCTGGAGCAGACGCTCTTCGCGCTGTACGACGGGGCGAAGCTGGCGACCCTGCTGATCTGCCTCGGCGCGGCGAACGCGCTCGCCAACCCGGCCCGGCTGCTGAAGTCCCTCCCCGGTGCGCTGTACGAGGCGGGGGTCGCGGTCGTCGTCGCCATGACGTTCGCGCCGAACATGGTCGCCGACGTGCTGCGGCTCCGAGCCGCGCGGAGGCTGCGGGGCCGTCCGGCCGGCGGGGTGCGGGCCGTCCTGCAGATCGGCGTGCCGGTCCTGGAGGGGGCGCTTGAGCGTTCGGTCGCGGTCGCCGCGTCCATGGACGCGCGCGGGTACGGCCGTACCGCGCGGGTGCCGCCCGCCGTCCGGCACACCACCACCGCCCTGGTGCTCGGCGGGCTGCTCGGGGTGTGCGCCGGTTCGTACGGGCTGCTCGCCGCGGAGGGCGCGGGCTACGGACTGCCCGTGCTCCTGGGCGGGTTCGCGGCCGCGCTCGGCGGGCTGTGGCTCGGCGGCCGGCGCCAGCTGCGCACCCGGTACCGCCCCGACCGGTGGGGGCCGCGGGCCTGGCTGGTGGCGGGGTCCGGTGCCGCCGTCGCGGCGCTGATGATCCGCGCCGAGACGTACGCGCCCGGCGCGCTGCATCCCGGTGTCGTACCGCTGACCGTGCCCGCCCTGCCCCTGTGGCCCGCGGTGGCGGTGCTGCTGGGCCTGCTGCCCGCGTTCGCGGCGCCCGTACCGCCGAAGGAGCCCTCCTCATGA
- a CDS encoding ABC transporter ATP-binding protein, producing MIRFENVSVTYGGAGAAPTVAGVDLTVPEGELVLLVGPSGVGKSTLLGAVSGLVPHFTGGTLRGRVTVDGRDTRTHRPRELADLVGTVGQDPLAHFVTDTVEDELAYGMESLGLAPAVMRRRVEETLDLLGLAELRDRPLATLSGGQRQRVAIGSVLTPHPKVLVLDEPTSALDPAAAEEVLAVLQRLVHDLGTTVLMAEHRLERVVQYADRVVLLPAPGEPPVAGAPADIMAFSPVRPPVVALGRLAGWSPLPLSVRDARRRAGDLRVRLAGSAPGTARRTGPAVHPGDAPSCAPSARDGSGTPAAPSAPAPPSAPPSPSAPGIASVPAPAPASVPASTPASTPVGTGTTGTGTTGTGATGTGATRTGATRTDASPTGTDGLGTAAPGTTGTTGTAAPRPASPAPAPAPRGRRAPGKRGLGALLPWAGRRRPARDEAPDEETHDPAVLADAARLAVRHGRVEALRRVDLAIGPGETVALMGRNGAGKSTLLGSLVGLVEPASGTVRVGGRTPHRTPPAELVRRVALVPQEPRDLLYADTVGAECAAADADAGAAPGTCRELVSALLPGVADATHPRDLSEGQRLALALAIVLTARPPLLLLDEPTRGLDYAAKSRLVTLLRGLAAEGHGIVLATHDVELAAEIADRVVILAGGEVVADGPTADVVVSSPAFAPQIAKVLAPEPWLTVAQVEAAL from the coding sequence ATGATCCGCTTCGAGAACGTCTCGGTGACGTACGGCGGCGCCGGAGCGGCGCCGACGGTCGCCGGGGTGGACCTCACCGTCCCCGAGGGCGAACTCGTCCTGCTGGTCGGGCCCTCGGGGGTCGGCAAGTCGACCCTGCTGGGGGCGGTCTCCGGGCTGGTTCCGCACTTCACCGGCGGCACGCTGCGGGGCCGGGTGACCGTCGACGGTCGCGACACCCGCACCCACCGGCCGCGTGAACTCGCCGACCTCGTCGGCACGGTGGGCCAGGATCCGCTCGCGCACTTCGTCACCGACACGGTCGAGGACGAACTGGCCTACGGCATGGAGTCACTGGGGCTGGCGCCGGCGGTGATGCGCCGGCGGGTGGAGGAGACGCTCGACCTGCTGGGGCTCGCGGAGCTGCGCGACCGCCCCCTCGCGACGCTCTCGGGCGGCCAGCGGCAGCGGGTCGCCATCGGGTCCGTGCTGACCCCCCACCCGAAGGTGCTGGTCCTCGACGAGCCGACCTCGGCGCTCGACCCGGCCGCGGCGGAGGAGGTGCTGGCGGTACTCCAGCGGCTCGTACACGACCTCGGGACGACGGTGCTGATGGCCGAGCACCGGCTGGAGCGGGTGGTGCAGTACGCGGACCGGGTCGTCCTGCTGCCCGCGCCCGGTGAACCCCCGGTGGCGGGCGCCCCCGCCGACATCATGGCGTTCTCCCCGGTCCGCCCCCCGGTCGTCGCCCTCGGGCGCCTCGCCGGCTGGTCGCCCCTCCCCCTCTCCGTCCGCGACGCCCGCCGCCGCGCCGGGGACCTGCGCGTCAGGCTGGCGGGCTCGGCCCCGGGGACCGCGCGGCGCACCGGCCCGGCCGTGCACCCCGGGGACGCCCCGTCGTGCGCTCCCTCCGCGCGGGACGGCAGCGGGACGCCGGCCGCCCCGTCCGCGCCCGCGCCCCCGTCCGCGCCCCCCTCCCCGTCCGCGCCCGGGATCGCCTCCGTACCGGCCCCCGCCCCCGCTTCCGTCCCGGCCTCCACCCCGGCCTCCACCCCGGTCGGCACGGGAACGACCGGCACGGGAACGACCGGCACAGGGGCGACCGGCACAGGGGCGACCCGCACGGGGGCGACCCGCACGGACGCGAGCCCCACCGGCACCGACGGGCTCGGCACCGCAGCGCCGGGCACGACGGGCACGACGGGCACCGCTGCTCCCCGACCGGCCTCCCCCGCCCCGGCCCCGGCCCCCCGCGGACGGCGGGCCCCGGGGAAGCGAGGGCTGGGCGCCCTGCTCCCGTGGGCCGGGCGACGGCGGCCGGCGCGGGACGAAGCACCCGACGAGGAGACGCACGACCCCGCCGTACTCGCGGACGCGGCCCGGCTCGCGGTGCGGCACGGGCGGGTCGAGGCGCTGCGCCGGGTCGACCTGGCGATCGGGCCGGGGGAGACCGTCGCGCTCATGGGCCGCAACGGCGCCGGGAAGTCGACGCTGCTGGGCAGCCTCGTCGGGCTGGTCGAGCCCGCCTCCGGGACGGTCCGGGTCGGCGGGCGCACCCCCCACCGCACGCCGCCCGCGGAGCTGGTACGAAGGGTCGCGCTGGTCCCGCAGGAGCCCCGGGACCTGCTGTACGCGGACACGGTCGGGGCCGAGTGCGCCGCCGCGGACGCGGACGCCGGGGCCGCGCCCGGGACCTGCCGGGAACTCGTCTCGGCGCTGCTCCCGGGAGTGGCGGACGCCACGCATCCCCGCGATCTGTCCGAAGGGCAGCGGCTGGCGCTCGCCCTGGCGATCGTGCTGACCGCCCGCCCGCCGCTGCTCCTGCTCGACGAGCCGACCCGCGGACTCGACTACGCGGCGAAGTCGCGGCTCGTCACCCTGCTGCGCGGCCTGGCGGCGGAGGGCCACGGAATCGTGCTCGCCACCCATGATGTGGAACTCGCGGCCGAGATCGCGGACCGTGTGGTGATCCTCGCGGGCGGGGAGGTCGTCGCGGACGGCCCGACGGCCGACGTGGTCGTCTCCTCCCCCGCCTTCGCCCCGCAGATCGCCAAGGTCCTCGCCCCGGAGCCGTGGCTCACCGTCGCCCAGGTGGAGGCCGCCCTGTGA
- a CDS encoding ECF transporter S component, whose translation MSPADTGGRPGSRDTHGRRAPHDHRGPHDPDDHDGPRDHHDHRPPDDHHNPRDHHDHRPPDDHHDPRDHRGPLGKTARPVRLGPRAVTALALVSAIGVVAFCWPLLADADSAVTGHAQDAPWLFAALLPLLVGVVVATIADGGMDAKAVAMLGVLAAAGAALRPLGAGTAGLEPMFFLMVLSGRVLGPGFGFVLGSVTMFASALLTGGVGPWMPFQMLAMGWFTMGAGLLPGADRLRGRAELLMLAGYGCAAAFAYGTVMNLYGWTIVPGLASGVSFQAGAPVAENLVRFGAYVLATSLGWDLGRAALTVVLTLAAGPTLLRALRRATRRAAFEAQITFEAAGTTTGR comes from the coding sequence GTGAGCCCCGCCGACACCGGCGGCCGTCCGGGCAGCCGTGACACCCACGGCCGCCGGGCCCCGCACGACCACCGCGGTCCCCACGACCCTGACGACCACGACGGCCCTCGTGACCACCACGACCACCGCCCCCCTGACGACCACCACAACCCTCGTGACCACCACGACCACCGCCCCCCTGACGACCACCACGACCCTCGTGACCACCGCGGCCCTCTCGGGAAGACGGCCCGTCCCGTCCGGCTCGGCCCGCGGGCCGTCACCGCGCTCGCCCTGGTCAGCGCGATCGGCGTCGTCGCCTTCTGCTGGCCGCTGCTCGCCGACGCGGACTCCGCCGTCACCGGCCACGCACAGGACGCCCCCTGGCTGTTCGCCGCGCTGCTGCCGCTGCTCGTCGGTGTGGTGGTCGCCACCATCGCCGACGGGGGGATGGACGCCAAGGCCGTCGCCATGCTCGGCGTGCTCGCCGCGGCCGGTGCCGCGCTGCGGCCGCTCGGCGCGGGCACGGCGGGTCTGGAGCCGATGTTCTTCCTGATGGTGCTGAGCGGCCGGGTTCTGGGGCCCGGCTTCGGATTCGTCCTCGGCTCGGTGACGATGTTCGCGTCCGCGCTGCTCACGGGCGGGGTCGGGCCGTGGATGCCGTTCCAGATGCTCGCCATGGGCTGGTTCACGATGGGTGCGGGTCTGCTGCCGGGTGCCGACCGCCTCAGAGGCCGCGCGGAGCTGCTGATGCTCGCCGGGTACGGTTGCGCGGCGGCGTTCGCGTACGGCACGGTCATGAACCTCTACGGCTGGACGATCGTTCCGGGCCTCGCCTCGGGTGTCTCCTTCCAGGCGGGCGCCCCGGTCGCCGAGAACCTGGTCCGCTTCGGCGCGTATGTGCTCGCCACCTCCCTGGGCTGGGACCTGGGCCGTGCGGCCCTCACCGTCGTCCTGACCCTCGCTGCCGGTCCGACGCTGCTGAGGGCGCTCCGGAGGGCGACGAGACGGGCCGCGTTCGAGGCGCAGATCACGTTCGAGGCGGCCGGAACCACCACCGGGAGGTGA
- a CDS encoding aggregation-promoting factor C-terminal-like domain-containing protein, with the protein MSRSLITRASTRSKSLAAGTAVLLGAAGAVMGTASTASAAAPQEVAKQMMPAAQFQCFDKIVSKESNWNPTATNASSGAYGLVQALPGGKMASAGADWKTNPETQIKWGLDYMKERYGSPCGAWSFWQANHWY; encoded by the coding sequence TTGTCCCGCTCGCTGATCACCCGCGCCTCCACCCGCAGCAAGTCCCTCGCCGCCGGTACCGCCGTGCTTCTGGGTGCGGCCGGCGCGGTCATGGGGACGGCGTCGACGGCCTCGGCCGCGGCGCCGCAGGAGGTCGCGAAGCAGATGATGCCCGCCGCCCAGTTCCAGTGCTTCGACAAGATCGTCTCGAAGGAGTCGAACTGGAACCCCACGGCCACCAACGCCTCCTCCGGCGCCTACGGACTGGTCCAGGCCCTGCCCGGCGGCAAGATGGCCTCGGCCGGCGCCGACTGGAAGACCAACCCCGAAACCCAGATCAAGTGGGGCCTGGACTACATGAAGGAGCGCTACGGCAGCCCGTGCGGCGCCTGGAGCTTCTGGCAGGCCAACCACTGGTACTGA
- a CDS encoding steroid 3-ketoacyl-CoA thiolase: protein MAAEPVIVEAVRTPIGKRGGALANLHPAYLLGETYRELLGRTGIQADCVEQIVGGTVTHAGEQSMNPARNAWLAMGLPCETAATTVDCQCGSSQQAAHMTANMIAAGVIDVGISCGVEAMSRVPLGSGSKHGPGKPWPDEWNVDLPNQFQAAERIARHRGLGREDVDSLGLISQERAAAAWAEERFKRETFAVQVPTTEEEQYAGQGMWRLVDRDEGLRDTSMEALGGLKPVMPTAVHTAGNSSQISDGAAAIMWASKRMARALKLKPRARIVAQALVGADPHFHLDGPIDATRTVLGKAGMSLRDIDLVEVNEAFASVVLSWAQVFDQDLAKVNVNGGAIALGHPVGATGARLITTALHELERTDKEFALVTMCAGGALATGTILQRL, encoded by the coding sequence ATGGCCGCGGAACCCGTCATCGTCGAAGCCGTACGCACACCCATAGGCAAGCGCGGTGGCGCGCTCGCCAACCTGCACCCCGCCTATCTGCTGGGCGAGACCTACCGCGAACTGCTGGGCCGCACCGGCATCCAGGCCGACTGCGTCGAGCAGATCGTCGGCGGCACCGTCACCCACGCCGGTGAGCAGTCGATGAACCCGGCGCGCAACGCCTGGCTCGCCATGGGGCTGCCCTGCGAGACCGCCGCGACGACCGTCGACTGCCAGTGCGGCTCCTCGCAGCAGGCCGCGCACATGACCGCCAACATGATCGCCGCCGGTGTCATCGACGTGGGCATCAGCTGCGGTGTCGAGGCCATGTCGCGGGTGCCGCTGGGCAGCGGCTCCAAACACGGCCCGGGCAAGCCGTGGCCGGACGAGTGGAACGTCGACCTGCCCAACCAGTTCCAGGCCGCCGAGCGCATCGCGCGCCACCGCGGACTCGGCCGCGAGGACGTCGACTCGCTCGGCCTCATCTCCCAGGAGCGGGCGGCGGCGGCCTGGGCCGAGGAGCGCTTCAAGCGCGAGACGTTCGCCGTCCAGGTGCCCACGACCGAGGAGGAGCAGTACGCGGGCCAGGGCATGTGGCGGCTCGTCGACCGCGACGAGGGACTGCGGGACACCTCGATGGAGGCGCTGGGCGGGCTGAAGCCGGTCATGCCGACCGCGGTCCACACCGCCGGGAACTCCTCGCAGATCTCCGACGGCGCGGCGGCCATCATGTGGGCGTCCAAGCGCATGGCGCGGGCGCTGAAGCTGAAGCCGCGCGCCCGGATCGTGGCGCAGGCCCTCGTCGGGGCGGACCCGCACTTCCACCTCGACGGGCCGATCGACGCGACACGGACGGTGCTGGGGAAGGCCGGGATGTCGCTCAGGGACATCGACCTCGTGGAGGTCAACGAGGCGTTCGCCTCCGTCGTGCTGAGCTGGGCGCAGGTCTTCGACCAGGACCTGGCGAAGGTCAACGTCAACGGCGGGGCCATCGCCCTCGGCCACCCCGTGGGCGCGACGGGCGCCCGGCTGATCACGACCGCGCTGCACGAACTGGAGCGGACGGACAAGGAGTTCGCGCTGGTGACGATGTGTGCGGGCGGGGCGCTGGCGACGGGGACGATCCTTCAGCGGCTGTGA